The proteins below are encoded in one region of Capsicum annuum cultivar UCD-10X-F1 unplaced genomic scaffold, UCD10Xv1.1 ctg5184, whole genome shotgun sequence:
- the LOC107877022 gene encoding 60S acidic ribosomal protein P2-like produces MKVIATYLLAVLGGSTNPTAEDLKAILSSVGAEAEDSKIELLLSQVKGKDLTELIAAGREMLASVPSGGGGGAGGVVVASGGVGAAVAEKKEEVKKVEEKEESEDEDFNLDLFA; encoded by the coding sequence ATGAAGGTTATTGCCACCTACTTGTTGGCTGTGTTGGGTGGAAGCACCAATCCTACAGCtgaagatttgaaggcaattcttTCCTCCGTTGGAGCAGAAGCCGAAGATTCAAAAATTGAGTTGTTATTATCTCAAGTCAAAGGAAAAGACCTTACTGAACTTATTGCAGCTGGAAGAGAGATGCTTGCATCGGTCCCTTccggtggtggtggtggtgctggtGGTGTTGTGGTTGCTAGTGGTGGTGTAGGTGCAGCGGTGGCggagaagaaggaagaggtaAAGAAGGTTGAAGAGAAAGAAGAGTCTGAAGATGAAGACTTTAATTTGGATCTCTTTGCTTAG
- the LOC107876327 gene encoding probable LRR receptor-like serine/threonine-protein kinase At4g36180, translating into MSSNVLTYPIPDLLSNLTTLSVLDFSRNDLNGYIPYLPQLEELSVASNPAITIDLVSMFAVPWSKLTLLDICFTRVGGTIPPSLSNSTSLTSFRADGCSIQGSIPSSITTLKKLSVLMLNENYITGQLPVSMSSLITLQYLSLFQNNLEGNIPISICQISSLEYLNLEWNDLTGRLPLCILQLPKLSFLYIQRNRLNGSIPSKIGEAPGIRSISLSRNKIHGSIPESFCHASNVLQVLDLSNNSLSGTIQRNLGNCRSLIYLNLGQNKLTGSVPEELEHITSLRYLDLNGNQFEESFPAVIENFQDLEILNLAGNGFEVRIPKFIGDIRSLRILVLESKSFNESIHEGLMKLENLQYIGLSRNNLSDPIPENLDGLKMMAKRQNEATSLGYVYSLKFTGAQLEIVTKGQTHWLESVYSYNNGFDLSSNFVTGKIPEKISLLSGIPFLNLSHNNLSGTIPKTIGEMISLESLDLSYNHFTGEIPMTLTLLDFLQHLNMSYNNLSGKIPRNPYFDTLYQDGTTYIGNKYLCGAPDAMDCSNHTPSIIKKIEEKYDQENFQFVLVIFFGYVTGISGLFLLLYLIKYNWRSMDWRAIDRIVLKIVKRIP; encoded by the exons ATGAGTTCTAATGTCCTAACATATCCGATACCTGATCTGCTATCGAACCTCACAACTCTCTCGGTTCTTGATTTTAGTagaaatgatttaaatggttatATCCCTTACCTTCCTCAACTTGAAGAACTTTCTGTTGCTAGCAATCCTGCTATTACCATAGATCTTGTTTCAATGTTTGCAGTACCGTGGTCAAAGTTGACATTACTCGACATATGCTTCACACGGGTAGGTGGAACAATTCCTCCTTCCTTAAGTAACTCAACTTCATTGACCTCTTTCCGAGCTGATGGATGCTCGATACAAGGGTCGATACCTTCTTCTATCACAACACTTAAAAAATTAAGTGTGCTGATGCTCAATGAAAACTATATCACTGGCCAACTTCCTGTATCTATGTCCAGTTTAATAACCCTTCAATACTTATCGCTGTTTCAAAACAATTTAGAAGGTAACATTCCCATTTCGATTTGTCAAATCTCCTCCCTAGAGTACCTAAATTTAGAATGGAATGATCTAACAGGACGTCTCCCGTTGTGCATACTTCAGCTTCCTAAGCTTTCATTTCTTTATATTCAGAGGAATAGACTGAATG GCTCTATTCCATCAAAGATAGGAGAAGCTCCTGGTATCAGGTCCATATCATTATCCAGAAACAAAATTCACGGTTCCATACCTGAATCATTTTGCCATGCATCTAACGTCCTCCAGGTTCTTGATCTGTCAAATAACAGCTTGTCAGGAACCATTCAACGTAATTTGGGGAACTGCAGGTCTCTCATTTACCTTAATCTTGGACAAAACAAGCTCACTGGAAGTGTTCCAGAAGAACTTGAACACATTACAAGCCTTCGTTACCTTGACCTGAACGGGAATCAGTTCGAAGAATCTTTTCCAGCAGTGATCGAAAACTTCCAAGATTTGGAGATTCTGAACTTGGCAGGCAATGGATTCGAAGTACGGATACCAAAGTTCATTGGTGATATACGCAGCCTCCGTATCCTCGTGCTTGAATCAAAATCTTTCAATGAATCTATCCACGAAGGGCTAATGAAGTTGGAAAATCTACAATATATTGGTTTGTCCAGGAATAATCTGTCCGATCCCATTCCTGAGAATCTCGACGGCTTGAAAATGATGGCGAAAAGGCAAAATGAGGCAACCAGCTTAGGATATGTTTACTCACTCAAGTTCACTGGTGCTCAGCTAGAAATAGTCACCAAAGGACAAACACATTGGCTTGAATCAGTGTATTCCTACAACAATGGATTCGACCTCTCGAGCAATTTTGTTACAGGTAAAATCCCTGAAAAGATTAGCCTTTTGAGTGGAATACCATTTCTGAATCTCTCACATAACAATCTTTCTGGAACGATCCCAAAGACTATCGGTGAAATGATTTCACTCGAGTCGTTGGATCTCAGTTACAACCATTTCACAGGTGAAATTCCAATGACATTGACATTGTTAGATTTTCTCCAACATCTCAACATGTCTTATAACAATTTGAGTGGAAAAATTCCAAGAAATCCATATTTTGACACTTTGTATCAAGATGGAACAACATATATTGGGAACAAATACTTATGTGGTGCTCCTGATGCGATGGATTGCAGCAACCATACACCTTCTATTatcaaaaaaatagaagaaaaatatgatcAAGAAAATTTCCAGTTTGTTTTAGTTATATTCTTTGGCTACGTAACAGGAATTTCTGGATTGTTTTTGCTCTTATATTTGATAAAGTACAATTGGAGGAGCATGGACTGGAGGGCGATAGACAGAATCGTGTTAAAAATAGTGAAACGTATACCATGA
- the LOC107876328 gene encoding MDIS1-interacting receptor like kinase 2-like produces the protein MSFKSLLTDPSNRLSSWKGDNCCNWKGIKCSSSGHVVVVNLQNPHPDEVIINANKEVVNLSPLLFTIDHIQYLDLSFNNFVFSKLPAEISNLTNLAYLNLSNSMFQDSITTQFSNLTSLRSLDVSCANLLPDLSSITVSLTLTPKLDSSSLLSFINYGYLSSQNLRWLEGLQCLRYLVLTVPWSKLTSLDISFTREGGTVPPSLSNSTSITVFLDDGCSIEGSIPPSITKLKKLRLLMLNDNDITGQHPNRLQGNIPISICQILSPEYLNLNWNDLTGRLPSCILQLPKLSYFYVQKNNLNVDTPLSLFRKSRLDQISFGVSGLSVEIDNQDQYFQTGTVQKELERVTSLRYLDLNGNEFEGSFPTAIEKFQDLEMLNLAGNIFEGRIPKFIVYSYNTRFDVSPSALTGKIPEKIGLLNGIPFLNLSHNNLFGLIPKSIGNMISLESLDLSCNNFTGEIPVTLTQLDFLAYLNLSYNNLSGRIPTNPHFDTLYQDGTAYIGNKYLCGAPDGMNRSDNNRPSTNETTENRYDQENILFVLVILSGFVTGISSVFLLLYLIADNWRNRYWRSVDKILLKIVN, from the exons ATGAGCTTCAAATCCTTGCTGACTGATCCATCTAATCGGTTATCTTCATGGAAGGGCGATAACTGTTGCAATTGGAAAGGAATCAAGTGCTCGAGTTCAGGTCATGTTGTAGTGGTCAATCTCCAGAATCCTCATCCGGATGAAGTCATAATCAATGCCAATAAGGAAGTTGTCAATCTATCTCCATTGCTCTTCACTATTGACCATATCCAATATCTCGACCTGAGTTTCAACAACTTCGTGTTCTCAAAGTTACCTGCTGAGATATCAAACTTAACAAATTTGGCTTATCTCAATCTGTCGAATTCCATGTTTCAAGATTCCATCACCACACAATTCTCAAATCTTACATCTTTAAGGTCTCTTGATGTTTCATGTGCTAATTTATTACCCGATTTGTCATCTATTACTGTTAGCTTGACATTGACACCAAAGTTAGATTCTAGCTCACTGTTATCTTTTATAAACTATGGATATTTGTCTAGTCAGAATCTAAGGTGGTTAGAAGGACTCCAATGCCTCAGATATCTAGTATTGACAG TCCCATGGTCAAAGTTAACATCTCTTGACATAAGCTTCACTCGGGAAGGTGGAACGGTTCCTCCTTCTTTAAGCAACTCAACTTCTATAACCGTTTTCCTAGATGATGGATGCTCGATCGAAGGTTCAATACCTCCTTCAAtcacaaaacttaagaaattaagATTATTGATGCTCAACGACAATGATATCACAGGACAACATCCT AACAGACTACAAGGGAATATTCCAATTTCTATCTGTCAAATCCTCTCCCCCGAGTACCTGAATTTAAATTGGAATGATCTAACAGGACGTCTTCCCTCGTGCATACTTCAGCTTCCTAAGCTTTCGTATTTTTATGTTCAGAAGAATAACCTGAATGTTGATACGCCACTGTCTTTGTTCCGAAAGTCTAGATTGGATCAAATTAGCTTCGGAGTTAGTGGATTGTCAGTGGAAATCGACAATCAAGATCAATACTTT CAAACTGGAACTGTTCAAAAAGAGCTTGAACGAGTTACAAGCCTTCGATACCTTGACCTGAATGGAAATGAGTTTGAAGGTTCTTTCCCAACAGCGATTGAGAAGTTTCAAGATTTGGAGATGCTGAACTTAGCAGGCAATATATTTGAAGGGCGGATACCAAAGTTCATCG TGTATTCCTACAACACTAGATTCGACGTCTCACCCAGTGCTCTTACCGGTAAAATCCCTGAGAAAATTGGACTTTTAAATGGAATCCCGTTCCTGAATCTCTCACATAATAATCTTTTCGGGCTTATCCCAAAGAGTATTGGCAATATGATTTCACTCGAGTCGTTGGATCTCAGTTGCAACAATTTCACAGGTGAAATTCCAGTGACATTGACACAGTTGGATTTTCTCGCGTATCTCAACTTGTCCTACAATAATTTGAGTGGACGGATTCCAACAAATCCACATTTTGACACTTTGTATCAAGACGGAACAGCATATATAGGGAATAAATACTTATGTGGTGCTCCTGATGGGATGAACAGAAGCGACAACAACAGACCATCTACCAATGAAACAACAGAGAACAGATACGATCAAGAAAATATCCTTTTTGTTCTAGTTATACTCTCGGGTTTTGTAACAGGAATATCTAGTGTATTTCTGCTGTTATATTTGATAGCTGACAATTGGAGGAATAGGTATTGGAGGTCAGTAGACAAAATTTTGTTGAAAATAGTGAACTGA